The following coding sequences are from one Methanococcoides orientis window:
- a CDS encoding prenyltransferase/squalene oxidase repeat-containing protein, with the protein MVKTLNNDVNVIYRMEDAIDRAFIWIYQQDPSSAKELSRLVTACELWDVENDYSSRLMQLRSGTNWNDSVRETARACSALASSDHGSPDIDLEGSSQWLTSRKESNGSWENDVYDTTYALMALADMGIHDPEGCRWLVENYGEKWEHVGTTSLIITALIEQDHLIEEDLFADFINERAEWILSERNEDGGWKFISTSNLVIQALSTAGYKEDLEASENWLLSRQNVNGSWGKGEGDVTATALSLITLRSLKNNRIY; encoded by the coding sequence ATGGTAAAAACACTAAATAATGATGTCAACGTCATCTATCGCATGGAAGATGCAATAGACAGAGCATTTATATGGATATACCAGCAGGATCCATCCAGTGCAAAGGAATTATCACGCCTAGTAACTGCATGTGAACTCTGGGATGTTGAAAATGACTATTCTTCCCGGCTGATGCAACTCAGGAGCGGAACCAACTGGAACGATTCAGTAAGGGAAACAGCAAGAGCCTGTTCCGCGCTTGCATCATCAGACCACGGATCACCAGACATTGATCTTGAAGGTAGCTCACAATGGCTTACCTCCAGAAAGGAAAGCAACGGCTCGTGGGAAAATGATGTTTATGATACCACTTACGCATTAATGGCCCTGGCAGACATGGGCATTCACGATCCAGAAGGCTGCAGGTGGCTTGTAGAGAACTATGGCGAGAAATGGGAACACGTGGGAACGACATCACTTATCATTACTGCCCTGATCGAACAGGATCATCTGATCGAAGAAGACCTTTTTGCCGATTTCATCAACGAGCGTGCAGAATGGATACTATCAGAGAGGAACGAAGACGGTGGCTGGAAGTTCATCTCCACAAGCAATCTCGTGATCCAGGCATTATCGACCGCAGGGTATAAAGAAGACCTTGAAGCATCTGAGAACTGGCTCCTATCAAGGCAGAATGTTAACGGTTCATGGGGAAAAGGTGAAGGAGACGTTACAGCAACAGCACTTTCACTTATCACATTGAGATCTTTAAAGAACAATAGGATATATTAA
- a CDS encoding molybdenum-dependent transcriptional regulator — protein METRTKVWLTEDGKHIIGAGKVNLLKAIDEERSLSKACKKLGMSYKHAWLILKKMNERGDQEVVYTVRGGKDQGTFLTEYGKQLIDEYEASRTYIDETVGDDTSWENIAFKLSARNKLIGRVVEVEKGDIVSKVKIEVDPAILTSIVTAEAVDRLDVKEGDELFAIIKSTEVMLARPSRVSAENEDN, from the coding sequence TTGGAGACAAGAACTAAAGTATGGCTTACAGAAGATGGGAAGCATATAATCGGTGCTGGTAAGGTTAATTTGCTCAAAGCCATTGATGAAGAACGTTCTTTAAGTAAAGCATGTAAAAAACTCGGGATGTCTTACAAACATGCATGGCTCATCCTGAAGAAAATGAATGAACGGGGAGACCAGGAGGTCGTGTACACTGTCAGGGGTGGAAAGGACCAGGGTACTTTCCTGACCGAGTATGGTAAACAACTTATCGATGAATACGAGGCAAGTCGTACCTACATTGATGAAACGGTTGGTGATGACACCTCATGGGAGAACATTGCCTTCAAACTATCTGCCCGCAATAAATTGATCGGAAGGGTGGTCGAAGTTGAAAAAGGTGACATTGTCTCTAAGGTGAAGATCGAAGTAGATCCTGCAATTCTTACATCCATTGTAACAGCAGAGGCTGTTGACAGACTCGATGTAAAGGAAGGGGATGAGTTGTTTGCAATCATCAAATCCACCGAGGTCATGCTGGCAAGACCTTCTCGGGTATCAGCTGAAAATGAGGATAATTAA
- a CDS encoding polymer-forming cytoskeletal protein, which translates to MDKFVKYHADTNTYIIRRKAFFEDSVRLDGNVIIGSGANFWKNLEVSGSLELGKASLVKGNIKASDALISTRCEIGGNVDVAHNLTMLDNVKVTGHAICGNEMSIRPGCEITFAKADTALELIGKVDIKEIESGTKLIVRSDM; encoded by the coding sequence ATGGATAAATTTGTCAAATACCACGCAGATACAAATACTTACATTATTCGAAGGAAAGCATTTTTCGAAGATAGTGTCAGGCTTGATGGAAATGTTATCATCGGTTCAGGCGCGAACTTCTGGAAAAACCTCGAGGTAAGTGGTTCGCTTGAACTTGGCAAGGCATCCCTTGTCAAAGGAAATATCAAAGCATCTGATGCCCTGATAAGCACACGCTGCGAGATAGGAGGGAATGTTGATGTTGCCCACAACCTTACAATGCTTGACAATGTGAAGGTCACTGGTCATGCAATATGTGGCAATGAGATGTCCATACGACCGGGATGTGAGATCACTTTTGCAAAAGCAGATACCGCCCTTGAACTCATCGGAAAAGTAGACATTAAAGAAATTGAATCCGGAACAAAGCTTATTGTTCGTTCCGACATGTAA
- a CDS encoding Mrp/NBP35 family ATP-binding protein — MASNIQSPESLLNAKPEEPKLVTNLRGIKKKIMVMSGKGGVGKSTVSANLAATLADRGYKVGLLDSDIHGPTIPTMFGVEGQKPTVGEKGIVPVKVSDNLKVMSVGLLLDSDDSPVIWRGPAKMSAIKQFLEEVDWGVLDYLIIDLPPGTGDEPLSIAQLIGNLDGAVVVTTPQDVALTSVRKSLNFANMIEVPVIGMVENMSGIICPHCDEIIHVFGSGGVSKAAEDFGVKVLGTLPIETEIAATSDSGKVHEDIKGDSEWYKTFNEIVDAVEDFVK; from the coding sequence ATGGCATCCAATATTCAATCACCGGAAAGTCTGCTTAACGCAAAGCCAGAAGAACCAAAGCTCGTAACCAATCTTAGAGGCATAAAGAAGAAGATCATGGTCATGAGCGGAAAAGGCGGCGTGGGAAAAAGCACAGTCTCCGCCAACCTTGCTGCCACACTTGCTGACCGCGGATACAAGGTCGGTCTTCTTGACAGCGACATACACGGCCCCACAATCCCAACTATGTTCGGAGTTGAAGGTCAGAAACCAACTGTAGGAGAAAAAGGCATTGTTCCGGTAAAGGTCAGCGATAACCTGAAGGTCATGTCCGTAGGACTTCTCCTCGATAGCGATGACTCCCCTGTGATCTGGAGAGGACCTGCTAAGATGAGTGCCATCAAACAATTCCTCGAAGAAGTTGACTGGGGCGTGCTGGACTATCTTATCATCGACCTGCCTCCCGGAACAGGAGACGAACCACTGAGCATTGCACAGCTCATTGGAAACCTCGATGGTGCTGTCGTTGTCACAACACCACAGGATGTTGCACTTACAAGTGTCAGGAAGTCACTCAACTTCGCAAACATGATCGAAGTTCCTGTTATTGGAATGGTTGAGAACATGAGCGGTATCATCTGCCCACACTGTGACGAGATAATACACGTATTCGGATCAGGCGGAGTATCAAAGGCAGCAGAGGACTTTGGAGTGAAAGTGCTTGGCACATTACCTATCGAAACAGAAATTGCAGCCACAAGTGACAGTGGAAAGGTCCATGAAGATATCAAAGGCGATTCCGAATGGTATAAGACCTTCAATGAGATCGTTGACGCTGTCGAAGATTTCGTAAAATAA
- a CDS encoding ABC transporter permease → MSKDSTKRISGRGIELLSLAITIIVWQLVADYIVANKFKLPSFTDVLFAFFKTIESGALFTDLAISLLHFGIGIISALVIGIPIGISMGWFKTVNRALDPIIEIIRPIPPLAWIPFAIIWFGLTHISAGFVVFVGAVFPIIINSFDGFKSVPKVYVEAAKVLGCMKSGSLIRHVAFPSALPSIAAGIRIAMGVGWMCLVAAEMFGVSSSGLGYKIWWHYYLHQMDFVLVYMLILGFLGLLIDRIFRWYVDGHLLKWREGVVV, encoded by the coding sequence ATGAGTAAAGACAGCACAAAAAGAATTTCAGGCAGGGGTATAGAACTACTTTCTCTTGCTATTACTATCATTGTGTGGCAACTGGTGGCTGACTATATTGTTGCTAATAAATTCAAGCTTCCGAGCTTTACTGATGTTCTATTTGCTTTTTTTAAGACTATAGAAAGCGGAGCATTGTTCACTGACCTTGCTATAAGTCTGTTGCATTTCGGAATTGGTATCATTTCAGCTTTGGTGATAGGGATACCCATAGGCATCTCAATGGGTTGGTTCAAGACTGTAAATCGTGCTTTAGACCCTATCATTGAAATTATAAGGCCTATTCCACCTCTTGCATGGATACCTTTTGCTATCATATGGTTCGGTCTTACTCACATTTCCGCAGGATTTGTAGTATTTGTAGGTGCTGTTTTCCCGATAATAATCAATAGTTTTGATGGTTTCAAAAGCGTTCCAAAGGTCTATGTAGAGGCTGCAAAAGTTCTTGGCTGCATGAAAAGTGGATCTCTTATCCGCCATGTCGCTTTCCCATCAGCATTGCCTTCAATTGCGGCTGGTATTCGCATAGCGATGGGAGTTGGATGGATGTGTCTTGTAGCTGCGGAAATGTTCGGAGTGAGCAGCAGTGGTCTCGGTTACAAGATATGGTGGCACTATTACCTGCACCAGATGGACTTTGTACTTGTTTACATGTTGATCCTCGGTTTCCTGGGTCTTCTGATCGATAGGATATTCAGGTGGTATGTGGATGGGCATCTGCTTAAATGGCGTGAAGGGGTCGTGGTATAA
- a CDS encoding DUF134 domain-containing protein gives MTCRGRPKSPRRVKCNPEGFYFKPRGVALSELEVVSVAVEELEALRLVDYEGLQQQEAATQMGISRRAFWEDLKSARKKIAFALTTGKAIEIKGGNYVSIKDQNEEN, from the coding sequence ATGACATGCAGAGGAAGACCAAAAAGCCCCAGAAGGGTCAAATGCAACCCGGAAGGATTCTATTTTAAGCCACGTGGAGTTGCACTTTCGGAGCTTGAGGTAGTCTCCGTTGCAGTGGAAGAGCTGGAAGCATTAAGACTTGTGGATTACGAAGGACTCCAGCAGCAGGAAGCAGCAACACAGATGGGGATCTCAAGGCGTGCATTCTGGGAAGATCTTAAGAGTGCAAGAAAGAAGATAGCCTTTGCATTGACCACAGGAAAGGCAATAGAGATCAAGGGTGGAAACTATGTCAGCATCAAAGACCAGAACGAAGAGAACTGA
- a CDS encoding ABC transporter substrate-binding protein, producing MKITTIAFISIMLVAAVFLSGCTSAPEEDAAITEINIGYQPSTHQIAHMTAMEKGWWAEDLAPFGVEEVNEFEFPTGAPEMQAMLAGELDVAYVGAAPVISALATGLDAKIVAAVNTQGSDLVLRPEIPYESPEDLKGLTIATFPPGTIQDTLLRNWLIENGLDPVNDLEIKAMGPGPAKAAIAAGQVDGVFLPHPSPTFIEAEGNGRSVVASGEIMPDHPCCVLVVSGDLIRNNPEMVEQIVMTHIRAVEYDSANLEEAAETYGTKLTADQEIVLESLEDWDGVWSADPRPLVDSTVEYANIQYELGFINAELTAEDMFDVSFYEAVSED from the coding sequence TTGAAAATCACAACAATTGCATTCATTTCTATTATGCTGGTTGCAGCTGTATTCCTCTCCGGGTGTACTTCTGCACCTGAAGAAGATGCCGCGATCACAGAGATCAATATTGGCTATCAGCCAAGTACACACCAGATCGCCCACATGACAGCTATGGAGAAAGGCTGGTGGGCTGAAGACCTTGCACCATTTGGTGTTGAGGAAGTGAACGAGTTCGAGTTCCCAACCGGTGCTCCTGAGATGCAGGCAATGCTTGCAGGCGAGCTTGATGTTGCTTACGTGGGCGCAGCTCCTGTTATCTCTGCACTTGCTACTGGTCTGGATGCCAAGATCGTTGCAGCAGTCAACACACAGGGTTCCGATCTTGTACTTAGACCTGAGATTCCGTATGAGAGTCCTGAAGATCTCAAAGGGTTGACCATTGCAACATTTCCGCCAGGAACCATTCAGGATACACTCTTGAGGAACTGGCTTATTGAGAATGGCCTTGATCCTGTTAATGATCTTGAAATAAAGGCTATGGGACCGGGACCTGCTAAAGCAGCTATTGCAGCAGGCCAGGTAGATGGGGTATTCCTTCCACATCCTTCTCCAACTTTCATTGAAGCAGAAGGAAATGGTCGCTCTGTCGTTGCATCAGGTGAGATCATGCCGGATCACCCATGCTGTGTACTGGTTGTAAGTGGTGACCTTATCAGGAACAACCCTGAAATGGTCGAACAGATAGTCATGACACACATTAGGGCTGTAGAATATGATTCTGCAAATCTTGAAGAAGCTGCAGAAACATATGGTACCAAGCTTACCGCTGATCAGGAGATAGTCCTTGAATCCCTTGAGGATTGGGATGGTGTCTGGTCTGCAGATCCACGTCCGCTTGTAGATTCAACAGTTGAATATGCAAACATACAGTATGAACTTGGATTCATTAATGCAGAGCTTACAGCAGAAGACATGTTTGATGTGAGCTTCTATGAAGCTGTGTCTGAAGACTAA
- the nrdD gene encoding anaerobic ribonucleoside-triphosphate reductase — MSGSEDKEEINRLDFKDTNELIDDVLYEKNWLIRENANTRLSPSVIDMHISSQLKKIYALEKLYSKDVANAHIKGNIHIHDLSDPFKPYCNGIDGRIFLMDGLKFPDSRSAPAKQFNAAMFHAMSFMLHSQQFFAGAQAIDMFNWLLAPHLHYSDIDEEELLQIVQGFMFQMNQSNRIGAQSAFTNIGLRINCPSSLANEPAVYDGKFIDRTYSEFEKEALAIYDAFMEIAANGDADGLPFTFPLITTAITKDLDLEDPLWKKTMYATSSTGAPYFLNLTADYLEENTVQAMCCRLLARHSGGVWTAGGMGSGSNKIVTVNLPGVALDSDRTKRTNGIDRIENIDRFFERLDEVLEITRKALLEGQEIVRRSLYEWKILPWLLQRTENDLPYFDPDSRHLTFGVVGLNECLLNITGEGLIEQHEMGIKIIRHMLAKIETYSREDGIEYTFEQTPAESTAHRLAMLDRSSFGEKAHMQGSSHDAYYTNSTHVPYSSKISLAEKIKIESEFHPYFTGGTISHIWMGESFPDPEGMSELIQKLSETNLAYFCFSPDFSVCENRHVSRGMNLECPICNKPAIDHVSRVTGYFGHVKQWNPGKQKEYEERHRYNLHGKNTK, encoded by the coding sequence ATGAGTGGGAGTGAAGATAAAGAGGAGATCAATCGTCTTGATTTTAAAGACACTAACGAACTGATAGATGATGTCCTGTATGAAAAGAACTGGCTGATAAGAGAAAATGCCAACACACGACTTAGTCCTTCTGTCATTGACATGCACATTTCATCTCAGCTCAAGAAAATATACGCACTTGAAAAGCTATACTCTAAAGATGTTGCCAATGCACACATTAAAGGTAACATACACATACACGACCTGAGCGATCCATTCAAGCCTTACTGCAATGGTATTGATGGCAGGATATTCCTCATGGACGGACTGAAGTTCCCGGACTCCAGAAGTGCTCCTGCAAAACAATTCAATGCAGCCATGTTCCATGCAATGTCATTCATGCTGCATTCCCAGCAGTTCTTCGCAGGAGCCCAGGCTATTGATATGTTCAACTGGCTACTTGCACCGCATCTTCACTATTCGGATATCGATGAAGAGGAACTTCTCCAGATAGTACAGGGATTCATGTTCCAGATGAACCAGTCCAACCGTATCGGTGCACAGAGTGCATTCACCAACATCGGACTTCGTATCAATTGTCCTTCATCCCTTGCAAATGAACCTGCGGTCTATGATGGTAAGTTCATTGACAGGACATACTCAGAATTTGAAAAAGAGGCACTTGCTATCTACGACGCATTTATGGAGATCGCAGCAAATGGTGACGCTGACGGACTTCCATTCACATTCCCACTGATAACTACAGCCATAACAAAAGACCTTGACCTTGAAGACCCCTTATGGAAAAAAACGATGTATGCCACGTCTTCCACAGGTGCTCCATATTTCCTGAACCTGACCGCAGATTATCTTGAAGAGAACACTGTACAGGCCATGTGCTGCCGCCTTCTTGCAAGACATTCCGGAGGAGTGTGGACAGCTGGCGGAATGGGAAGCGGTTCCAATAAGATAGTAACTGTGAACCTGCCAGGAGTTGCACTTGATTCAGACAGAACAAAAAGAACAAATGGGATAGACAGGATCGAAAATATCGATAGGTTCTTTGAACGGCTGGATGAAGTTCTGGAGATAACAAGGAAAGCCCTGCTCGAAGGACAGGAGATAGTCAGAAGGTCATTATACGAATGGAAGATACTACCCTGGCTTTTGCAGAGAACTGAAAATGACCTCCCGTATTTCGATCCTGATTCGCGACATCTGACCTTTGGAGTGGTCGGACTTAATGAATGCCTGCTGAACATTACAGGAGAAGGTCTGATAGAGCAGCATGAGATGGGAATAAAGATAATTCGTCATATGCTTGCAAAGATAGAGACATACTCAAGGGAAGACGGAATTGAATACACGTTCGAACAGACCCCTGCAGAGAGCACCGCACACAGGCTTGCCATGCTTGACAGGTCCTCCTTCGGTGAAAAAGCACACATGCAGGGAAGCAGTCATGATGCATATTATACGAACTCCACACATGTACCTTACAGCTCAAAGATATCCCTGGCAGAGAAGATAAAGATAGAATCAGAGTTCCACCCATATTTTACCGGAGGAACTATAAGCCATATTTGGATGGGAGAAAGTTTTCCCGACCCCGAAGGAATGAGCGAACTAATACAGAAACTTTCCGAAACGAACCTTGCATACTTCTGCTTCTCGCCTGACTTCTCTGTCTGTGAGAACAGGCATGTTTCCCGCGGAATGAACCTTGAATGTCCCATTTGTAATAAACCTGCGATCGATCATGTATCAAGGGTCACAGGTTATTTCGGACACGTGAAACAATGGAACCCGGGAAAACAGAAAGAGTACGAAGAACGGCATCGATACAACCTTCATGGTAAAAACACTAAATAA
- a CDS encoding ABC transporter ATP-binding protein, which translates to MGEVKVSDVSLAFEKENGEETLALDNVNLEIKDKEFVCFIGPSGCGKTTLLRIIAGLEFPDSGEITLDGERIALPDSKRGMVFQEYSLFPWRTVIQNITFGPQMQGMSKGESLERAEKYLKLVGLEQFRNSYPYELSGGMRQRVAIARALANEPKVLLMDEPFGALDAQTRNTLQNELLDVWAKNQITIVFVTHSVDEAVFLADKIVVMTARPGKIKKVINVDLPRPRDRTSSEANELRHQLLRMLAEERRD; encoded by the coding sequence ATGGGTGAAGTGAAAGTATCCGATGTCTCGCTGGCATTTGAAAAGGAAAATGGTGAAGAGACTCTTGCATTGGATAATGTAAATCTTGAGATCAAGGACAAGGAATTCGTTTGTTTCATAGGCCCTTCAGGCTGTGGAAAGACAACACTTCTGAGGATCATTGCCGGGCTTGAGTTCCCGGATTCCGGTGAGATAACCCTTGACGGTGAAAGGATCGCACTTCCGGATTCCAAGAGAGGTATGGTATTTCAGGAGTATTCATTGTTCCCCTGGAGAACTGTTATCCAGAACATAACATTCGGTCCGCAGATGCAGGGGATGAGCAAAGGTGAGTCTCTTGAGAGGGCGGAAAAATACCTGAAACTCGTTGGTCTTGAGCAGTTCAGGAACAGCTATCCATATGAACTCTCAGGTGGAATGCGTCAAAGAGTTGCAATTGCACGTGCTCTTGCAAATGAGCCCAAGGTGCTTCTCATGGACGAGCCGTTCGGTGCACTGGATGCACAGACCAGGAATACCTTGCAGAACGAACTTCTCGATGTATGGGCCAAAAATCAGATCACCATTGTGTTTGTTACTCACAGTGTGGATGAGGCCGTATTCCTTGCAGACAAGATCGTTGTTATGACTGCAAGGCCGGGCAAGATCAAAAAGGTCATAAATGTGGATCTTCCACGACCTCGTGACAGGACAAGTTCTGAAGCAAATGAATTGCGTCACCAGCTTCTCAGGATGCTGGCAGAAGAAAGACGTGATTAA
- a CDS encoding exodeoxyribonuclease III, with the protein MASINIMSWNVNGLRSMVKKGFLEWVAESQPDILCLQEIKAQERQLPTNLRHIDGYIPHFFSAERKGYSGVAVYTKLPPVNVEYGLGEKRFDVEGRTLIAEFEDFVLFNIYFPNGKASDERLQYKMDFYDAFMERADGFKDEGKDVIVCGDVNTAHKEIDLARPKQNEKSSGFLPMERAWIDTFLDHGYLDTFRMFNQGAGQYSWWDQKTRARGRNVGWRIDYFFASESLKNRITSAYILSDVMGSDHCPIGIELEVGQ; encoded by the coding sequence ATGGCTTCTATCAATATTATGTCATGGAATGTGAATGGTTTAAGGTCCATGGTGAAGAAAGGTTTTCTGGAATGGGTGGCTGAATCTCAACCTGATATACTCTGTCTTCAGGAGATTAAAGCACAGGAAAGGCAGCTTCCTACTAATCTGCGACATATTGATGGCTACATTCCTCATTTCTTTTCGGCAGAACGTAAAGGTTACAGTGGTGTTGCGGTTTATACGAAACTTCCTCCGGTAAATGTTGAATATGGTCTCGGTGAGAAGCGCTTTGATGTGGAAGGCAGGACTTTGATCGCAGAATTTGAGGATTTTGTTCTTTTCAACATATATTTCCCTAATGGGAAAGCCTCTGATGAAAGGCTCCAGTACAAGATGGATTTCTATGATGCATTTATGGAACGTGCAGATGGATTCAAGGATGAAGGCAAGGATGTTATCGTATGTGGGGATGTGAACACCGCTCACAAAGAGATCGATCTTGCAAGACCCAAACAGAATGAGAAGTCCTCCGGTTTCCTTCCTATGGAAAGAGCATGGATCGATACTTTCCTGGACCACGGCTATCTTGATACTTTCCGGATGTTCAATCAGGGGGCAGGACAATACAGCTGGTGGGATCAGAAGACGCGTGCAAGGGGCCGTAATGTTGGCTGGCGAATAGATTACTTCTTTGCAAGCGAGAGCCTGAAAAATCGGATAACTTCAGCTTACATACTGTCGGATGTTATGGGTTCTGACCACTGCCCGATTGGCATCGAATTAGAGGTCGGTCAATAA
- a CDS encoding ORC1-type DNA replication protein produces the protein MDKDMLMWDETIFRDGSVLELDHLPDHFSHRETQMQSLMYSLRPALRGMRPINSLLSGPPGTGKTTTVMKVFGEMKKHSENVVFVKVNCQMDSTKFAVIARVYKALFKVSPPASGVAFRKLFEKVMNFLVENEKTLVVCLDDINYLYHEGNADDVMYSMLRAHEQFPGAKVGVIAIVSDTGKLYQFDPKVNSVFLPEEVAFPRYAYDELQDILGRRIDLAFFPNVVSDEVKDAIVEYVDMTGDLRVGIDLLKRSGLNAERRASRTISVEDVESAYENSRLLHLGRSIMSLTPDERTLLELIAKQRECQTGELYKLFHEQTGLGYTRFYDMVNKLNDARYVSTDFSGKGTRGRTRIVKPRYQPEDILKCLE, from the coding sequence ATGGATAAGGATATGCTGATGTGGGACGAGACCATTTTCAGGGATGGTAGTGTTCTTGAACTGGACCATCTTCCTGATCATTTCTCGCACCGTGAAACACAGATGCAATCCCTTATGTACAGTTTGCGGCCTGCTCTTCGGGGAATGCGTCCTATCAACAGCCTTCTCAGTGGGCCACCGGGTACCGGAAAGACAACGACGGTCATGAAGGTTTTCGGGGAGATGAAAAAACACTCGGAAAATGTGGTTTTCGTAAAGGTGAACTGCCAGATGGATTCTACAAAGTTTGCTGTTATTGCGAGGGTCTACAAGGCGCTTTTCAAAGTATCTCCTCCTGCATCAGGAGTTGCATTCAGGAAACTTTTTGAAAAGGTAATGAACTTCCTTGTAGAAAATGAGAAGACGCTGGTTGTCTGCCTTGATGATATCAATTATCTTTATCATGAAGGAAATGCTGACGATGTCATGTATTCCATGCTCAGGGCTCACGAACAGTTCCCGGGAGCAAAGGTTGGTGTGATCGCTATCGTGAGTGATACCGGAAAGCTTTACCAGTTCGACCCGAAGGTGAACTCGGTGTTCCTGCCGGAAGAGGTTGCTTTCCCAAGGTATGCGTATGATGAGCTCCAGGACATCCTTGGCAGAAGGATCGATCTTGCATTTTTCCCTAATGTCGTATCGGATGAAGTAAAGGATGCTATTGTGGAATACGTTGATATGACCGGTGACCTCCGGGTGGGCATAGATCTTCTGAAACGTTCGGGCCTGAATGCCGAAAGGCGAGCCAGCAGGACAATATCTGTTGAAGATGTGGAAAGTGCATATGAAAATTCCCGTTTATTGCATCTTGGAAGGAGCATTATGTCCCTTACACCCGATGAGCGAACACTTCTCGAGCTTATCGCAAAGCAAAGGGAATGCCAGACCGGTGAGCTCTACAAGCTTTTCCATGAACAGACTGGTCTTGGATACACTCGGTTCTATGATATGGTCAACAAGCTCAATGATGCACGCTATGTTAGCACTGATTTTTCCGGCAAAGGCACTCGTGGTCGTACACGTATCGTGAAACCAAGATATCAGCCGGAAGATATTCTCAAGTGCCTTGAATGA
- a CDS encoding helix-turn-helix domain-containing protein → MSVANKVIDAAFESDEAFQNTLLKVIKEDLELTAIEFSEYANIPPSTLYKLMSGNREPNMRTLRQIVKTIRTIEGSEKGDFIAVIAARPVLDNINETKRKISGTLCTIREYSATSMEEAIIAAVRAEREGAKALVCAPIVSTTVEKIIRIPVATIMPKNSLVEAIETVARKIE, encoded by the coding sequence ATTAGCGTTGCAAATAAGGTTATTGATGCTGCTTTTGAATCAGATGAGGCATTTCAGAACACACTTTTGAAAGTCATAAAAGAAGACCTTGAGCTCACAGCAATAGAGTTCTCAGAATATGCAAATATTCCCCCAAGCACGCTTTATAAGCTCATGTCAGGGAACAGGGAACCGAACATGAGGACACTTCGCCAGATAGTGAAGACCATCCGAACGATCGAGGGTTCCGAAAAAGGAGATTTCATTGCAGTCATAGCTGCACGTCCTGTACTGGACAATATAAATGAAACAAAGAGAAAGATCTCCGGCACCCTTTGCACCATCAGAGAATACTCCGCCACATCAATGGAAGAAGCCATCATCGCTGCCGTGCGTGCCGAAAGGGAAGGTGCCAAAGCACTTGTGTGTGCACCGATTGTAAGCACAACTGTTGAAAAGATAATCCGCATCCCTGTTGCAACCATCATGCCAAAGAACAGCCTTGTAGAAGCTATCGAAACAGTAGCACGTAAGATCGAATGA